Proteins found in one Desulfobulbaceae bacterium genomic segment:
- the prfA gene encoding peptide chain release factor 1 gives MFSKFEHLHEKRLELEAKLSDPSVHSKPAEYQRIAKEHSHVVKMDELYAEYQHTELQLQENQDLLANETDDEMLSLIKADVTELINKKVDLERELKVLLLPPDPNDQKNILLEIRAGTGGDEAALFVADLFRMYSRYAETQNWKIEVLSSNAIGIGGFKEIIAMIKGDKVFSRLKYESGVHRVQRVPETEAQGRIHTSAVTVAVMPEAEDVELQIQPNELRVDIFRSSGPGGQSVNTTDSAVRITHLPSGMIVTCQDEKSQHKNKESAMKVMRARLFDKLQQEQHDLISATRKSQIGTGDRSERIRTYNFPQGRVSDHRINLTLYKIEEIMLGKIDDLLDPLLSHYQAEVLKTIQ, from the coding sequence ATGTTCTCAAAATTCGAACACTTACATGAAAAACGGTTAGAGTTGGAGGCTAAGCTCTCTGATCCGTCTGTACACTCCAAACCGGCAGAGTATCAACGTATTGCCAAGGAACACTCTCATGTCGTCAAGATGGATGAATTGTATGCTGAGTATCAGCATACAGAATTGCAGTTGCAAGAAAATCAAGATCTGCTTGCCAATGAGACCGATGATGAAATGCTGTCCTTGATTAAGGCGGATGTAACTGAATTAATCAATAAAAAGGTTGATCTGGAGCGGGAGCTTAAAGTTCTGCTTTTGCCACCGGATCCCAATGACCAGAAAAATATCTTACTTGAAATCAGGGCAGGGACTGGCGGTGACGAAGCCGCCTTATTTGTTGCCGATCTTTTCCGGATGTACAGCCGCTATGCCGAGACCCAGAACTGGAAGATTGAGGTTTTAAGCAGTAATGCTATCGGAATTGGAGGGTTTAAGGAAATTATCGCCATGATTAAAGGTGATAAGGTGTTTAGCCGGCTTAAATACGAATCCGGGGTTCATCGGGTTCAGCGGGTACCTGAAACCGAGGCACAGGGGCGGATTCACACGTCAGCTGTAACTGTCGCTGTGATGCCAGAGGCTGAGGATGTTGAGTTGCAAATTCAACCAAATGAATTGCGGGTTGACATATTTCGCTCGTCTGGTCCTGGGGGGCAGAGTGTCAATACCACTGATTCAGCTGTGCGAATTACTCACCTGCCCTCTGGCATGATCGTTACCTGTCAGGACGAGAAGTCTCAGCACAAAAACAAGGAATCAGCAATGAAAGTCATGCGAGCGCGGCTCTTTGATAAGTTGCAGCAAGAACAGCACGATCTAATTTCAGCAACTCGCAAGAGCCAAATCGGCACAGGCGATAGAAGTGAAAGAATCCGCACTTATAATTTCCCGCAAGGCCGTGTCAGTGATCACCGTATTAATCTTACGTTATA